A single window of Candidatus Flexicrinis affinis DNA harbors:
- the aroH gene encoding chorismate mutase — MVRGVRGATTVAVNRADAIVDAAAELLAEMIEANGIIEDEVASVIFTSTPDLDAGFPAPAGRKVGWSRVALLGMQELGVPGATERTVRILIHWNTGKGLDDIVHVYLHGAQALRPDLTQRRQALQSETVGIDPEGDRS; from the coding sequence ATGGTGCGGGGCGTGCGCGGCGCAACGACGGTGGCGGTGAATCGCGCAGACGCGATCGTAGACGCCGCGGCCGAACTGTTGGCGGAAATGATCGAAGCGAACGGAATCATCGAGGACGAAGTGGCCAGTGTGATCTTTACCTCCACACCGGATCTCGACGCCGGTTTTCCGGCGCCGGCGGGCCGCAAGGTCGGTTGGTCGCGAGTCGCGCTGCTCGGGATGCAGGAATTGGGCGTGCCGGGGGCGACCGAGCGTACCGTGCGCATTCTGATCCACTGGAATACCGGCAAGGGCCTCGATGACATCGTTCATGTGTATTTGCACGGCGCACAGGCGCTCAGGCCGGACTTGACGCAGCGCCGGCAGGCGCTGCAAAGCGAGACCGTAGGCATAGACCCTGAAGGGGATCGATCATGA